Proteins from one Podospora pseudoanserina strain CBS 124.78 chromosome 1, whole genome shotgun sequence genomic window:
- a CDS encoding hypothetical protein (EggNog:ENOG503NZU2): MGRAKSPTKASPQSLTHRANHALAQLQSLVPSASSASDEESPITIIRLSAPIITSASSSETPSAARTSDISNTSLPPSGPTPSSLEADLLHYKELFSKLRFSYVEQVTKEKFIRAIVGDPPLIVTPQENAELEDSNKVAKAELKALKNEVADMVKDLEARGRELAKRYERVKTETVRLGELPGRVEGLEREIARLKEEQQLGEGSRAELNLPLAKTLQLVGEKKRQMQELDRQLEQLRNQAPRKRKEVERLQGEVAGLEQKRGNAMAAAKEAKRRREDKGARNGLDELEARGRWYRGSEAVLRGLLGIRG; the protein is encoded by the coding sequence ATGGGCCGCGCCAAATCCCCAACCAAAGCGTCACCCCAATCGCTCACCCACCGCGCCAACCACGCCCTCGCCCAACTCCAATCCCTCGttccctcggcctcctcagcctcggaCGAAGAATCCCCCATAACCATCATCCGCCTCTCCGCCCCGATAATCACGTCCGCTTCTTCGTCCGAGACCCCGTCAGCAGCCCGCACCTCCGacatctccaacacctccctccccccctcgggtccaaccccctcctccctcgaagccgacctcctccactaCAAAGAACTCTTCTCCAAACTCCGCTTCTCCTACGTCGAGCAGGTCACCAAAGAAAAGTTCATCCGCGCCATCGTCGGCGACCCGCCCTTGATCGTCACGCCCCAGGAAAACGCCGAGCTGGAAGACAGCAACAAGGTTGCCAAGGCGGAGCTGAAGGCTCTCAAGAATGAGGTGGCGGACATGGTCAAGGATCTGGAGGCGAGGGGGCGGGAGCTGGCAAAACGTTACGAGAGGGTCAAGACGGAGACTGTTCGGCTAGGGGAGCTGCCGGGACgagtggaggggttggaaagggagattgcgaggttgaaggaggagcagcagcttggGGAGGGATCGAGGGCAGAGCTGAATTTACCGCTGGCGAAGACGCTGCAGCTTGTGGGCGAGAAAAAGAGGCAGATGCAGGAGTTGGATAGGCAGTTGGAGCAGCTGAGGAATCAGGCTCCacggaagaggaaggaggtggagcggTTGCAAGGAGAGGTGGCCGGGCTGGAGCAGAAGAGGGGGAAtgcgatggcggcggcgaaaGAAgcgaagagaaggagggaggataaGGGGGCCAGGAACGGgttggatgagctggaggCAAGGGGACGGTGGTATAGGGGGAGCGAGGCtgttttgagggggttgctggggatTCGGGGGTGA
- a CDS encoding hypothetical protein (COG:L; EggNog:ENOG503PDDP) encodes MAAVQLEADAIGGELRLIRDALRDYLDDKILLHNRKVKGPTTKGGREFMEDILGRLDRVSTGVDKQLSSHNTPPPARGPDTPVSYNSPASHPVLPPNGLPDDGSLRNQEQASSRQPSQPLAPSLSHPPPPQTNGSGSLAPVHHAGHPSGASRVLEPPAVSVEVPSKPNTPPTHNSEPASPSPAHQHPHQSQQPQPDFTPRSPLSPQSQTESKDQGQTETQSRGKAQASKSQTPQDRGITLSNGAVYHEPIVQPHEASPLFDCMYRDVNDLNEELFEQYSNHPVVKDRGYFKLQVRELPPLQVRKVERPSKDHATSFRYLADKQGLVKVDTGKKKRFTPPHLPFPVSAKTQWTLQEQKELWNTSAANPPKGTRGYIIGNPLFDDIELHPGNRLKSRGRTVLEGINTQYVYFNLEGLTITTMHREDAHVRSENLLRSGQHKFWCFVKPAFSDRLEERMAAAYPEMRRCSQAVRHLSRHIPPAKLDEWGIEYTLDYCIPGQAVVTEPGTYHQVLNLGPNYALAVNVEYMSSPEDPPNYRFCDRNCPDPFAMKATDFGIYGDPNCLAAQEEQARFSGERPDQEEQARMAARSSMFQSAPEQPSPPSQSPLAAPQLTQSVTPPPEHSSSAVCEPSQSGLVRPEALVQRREPSSQPLAEPKVHTFQGFQPPRESSLGSVLRLPSEAGMVTPSQNVKQPDPSPQPPAAPPPVAVEPATRTSEPRRSQPLSEPAPGWDNAMFRAEQQDLAPRSQLLRHPNTFLDASGQPFQTTHQAAPFSHHHNLPLLPPPRQASSEPLRKTARLVHNRRPAPTEPLSPRSAKRQRVMEYLRFEDPFGVDPEPEIPPSYFTHASSSLATLLRSCQDDVYNNIQPQQVSGRPGFDRLARLISDWRRCVREQNPTPSGVDLVTNLNRVAGEEPELNTFLGRFCKMKLAEWLDSKAEEQERARPAFQPAQQDATDLLLQELGWAEAERHTLNDYIREGKCWKTICGAYDGLLCVIPPDPAFQQLALFQDQVLMFHHQLNDPFLRAMCAVGKTLQGCIWESRELPAFVFESEDTIALSTEELGPMLKQYKYITANVFNPHAPYEWPKPVGWKASWQWPVDPTAVLHEKWCNVCKKKKSCRCHAKFVPAIPRVSIDGSKGSGVRVMGMFRANDIIGEMLGELVPPGAIPNREWTMEFRRPDLDDVVVAELYSKEQGNWARVVRHSAHPSCEISIRKMEGKWRMLIVASRQLFDGEEITVKYGRGYHRNQAYGIVEGF; translated from the coding sequence TTGCGCCTGATCCGAGATGCTCTGAGAGACTATCTCGACGATAAGATCCTTCTGCACAACCGCAAAGTCAAAGGCCCGACAACGAAAGGCGGACGGGAGTTTATGGAAGACATCTTGGGCCGTCTCGACCGAGTGTCCACAGGTGTCGATAAGCAGCTCTCATCACACAACACGCCTCCGCCGGCCAGAGGCCCCGATACTCCGGTATCTTACAACTCACCAGCTTCCCATCCAGTTTTGCCACCGAACGGCCTACCGGATGATGGATCGCTGAGAAACCAGGAACAGGCATCCTCACGACAGCCTTCACAACCTCTCGCGCCATCACTATcgcacccccctccgcctcagaCCAATGGGAGCGGCAGCCTCGCTCCTGTCCACCATGCGGGACACCCATCTGGAGCCTCGCGGGTACTCGAACCTCCGGCTGTGTCGGTGGAAGTACCCTCTAAGCCGAATACACCACCGACCCATAACTCAGAGCCtgcatcaccatcgcctgcccatcagcatcctcatcagtcacaacagccacagccagATTTCACCCCTAGGAGTCCATTGAGCCCTCAAAGTCAGACGGAGAGTAAGGATCAAGGTCAGACTGAGACACAGTCGCGAGGCAAAGCTCAGGCCAGCAAGAGTCAGACGCCACAGGACCGAGGCATCACGTTGTCAAACGGAGCCGTCTATCATGAACCCATCGTACAGCCACACGAGGCCTCACCCCTCTTTGACTGCATGTACCGGGATGTCAACGACTTGAACGAGGAGCTCTTCGAACAGTACTCAAATCACCCCGTCGTCAAGGACAGGGGGTATTTCAAGCTCCAGGTCAGGGAGTTGCCTCCGCTCCAGGTACGAAAGGTTGAGCGCCCGAGCAAAGACCACGCCACCTCGTTCCGCTATCTGGCCGACAAGCAGGGACTAGTCAAGGTCGACACGGGTAAGAAGAAACGGTTCACGCCTCCGCATCTTCCATTTCCTGTTTCGGCAAAGACGCAGTGGACTTTACAGGAACAAAAGGAGCTCTGGAACACCTCGGCGGCGAACCCTCCCAAGGGCACACGGGGTTACATCATTGGCAACCCGCTGTTCGATGACATCGAGCTCCATCCTGGCAACAGGCTCAAATCGAGAGGCCGGACCGTTCTCGAAGGCATCAACACACAATATGTGTACTTCAATTTGGAAGGACTAACTATCACCACTATGCATCGAGAAGATGCCCATGTGAGGTCGGAGAATCTCCTCCGGTCAGGCCAGCACAAGTTCTGGTGCTTTGTCAAGCCAGCCTTCTCAGacaggttggaggagaggatggcggccGCGTATCCCGAGATGCGCCGATGCTCGCAGGCCGTCCGTCACCTCAGTCGCCACATCCCACCAGCCAAACTGGATGAATGGGGCATCGAGTACACTCTCGATTACTGCATCCCCGGCCAAGCGGTGGTCACAGAACCTGGGACGTACCATCAGGTACTGAACCTGGGTCCGAACTATGCTCTGGCGGTCAATGTTGAGTACATGTCATCCCCCGAGGACCCTCCGAACTACCGTTTCTGCGACAGGAACTGCCCCGATCCGTTTGCCATGAAGGCTACCGACTTTGGCATATACGGTGATCCCAATTGCCTGGCGGCGCAGGAGGAACAAGCCAGGTTCTCTGGAGAGAGGCCAGACCAAGAGGAACAGGCCAGGATGGCAGCACGGTCGTCCATGTTTCAGTCTGCCCCAGAGCagccgtcaccaccatctcaatCACCCCTAGCTGCACCCCAACTGACGCAATCTGTCACCCCGCCGCCAGAGCATAGTTCCTCTGCCGTCTGTGAGCCATCTCAATCCGGCTTGGTGCGGCCGGAAGCACTTGTACAACGCCGCGAGCCGTCAAGCCAGCCGTTGGCGGAGCCCAAGGTGCATACGTTTCAAGGTTTCCAGCCTCCGCGAGAGAGCAGTCTCGGCTCGGTCCTTCGGTTACCGTCAgaggcggggatggtgacTCCGTCTCAAAACGTTAAGCAACCCGACCCATCGCCACAGCCCCCAGCGGCCCCGCCGCCGGTAGCCGTTGAACCTGCCACAAGGACATCGGAGCCACGTCGATCACAACCTCTATCCGAACCAGCTCCTGGGTGGGATAATGCCATGTTCCGCGCAGAACAACAAGACCTAGCACCTCGCTCACAACTCCTGCGCCATCCAAACACTTTCCTAGACGCCTCTGGACAACCCTTCCAGACCACCCATCAGGCTGCCCCTTTTTCACATCATCATAACCTCCCCTTGCTCCCTCCACCGCGACAAGCAAGCTCAGAGCCGCTTCGGAAAACCGCAAGGCTTGTTCATAACAGAAGACCTGCACCGACGGAACCGCTATCCCCTCGCTCGGCAAAGAGACAGCGCGTGATGGAGTACTTGCGTTTTGAGGATCCCTTCGGGGTTGATCCGGAGCCAGAGATACCTCCGAGCTACTTCACTCATGCCAGCTCAAGTCTTGCAACGCTACTTCGCTCATGTCAAGATGACGTGTACAACAACATTCAGCCGCAGCAGGTGTCTGGAAGACCTGGCTTTGACCGGCTGGCGCGGCTCATCAGTGACTGGAGACGTTGTGTGCGAGAACAGAACCCGACGCCGTCGGGCGTAGACCTtgtcaccaacctcaaccgcGTTGCCGGAGAGGAGCCTGAGCTGAACACGTTTCTTGGTCGGTTCTGCAAAATGAAGCTCGCAGAATGGCTCGATTCCAAAGCTGAAGAGCAGGAACGAGCTAGGCCGGCCTTCCAGCCGGCACAGCAAGATGCTACTGATCTCTTGCTCCAGGAGCTTGGCTGGGCCGAAGCTGAGAGGCACACGCTGAACGACTACATCCGAGAGGGCAAGTGCTGGAAGACAATCTGCGGAGCCTACGACGGCCTTCTCTGCGTCATTCCACCCGATCCAGCCTTTCAGCAGCTGGCTCTCTTTCAGGACCAGGTGCTGATGTTTCACCATCAGCTCAACGACCCGTTCCTTCGCGCTATGTGCGCTGTGGGCAAGACCCTACAAGGCTGCATCTGGGAGAGCCGCGAACTGCCCGCCTTTGTTTTCGAGTCTGAAGACACCATTGCCCTCTCgaccgaggagctggggccGATGCTCAAGCAGTACAAATACATCACGGCTAACGTCTTCAACCCTCATGCGCCATACGAATGGCCAAAGCCAGTGGGCTGGAAGGCGTCCTGGCAGTGGCCGGTGGATCCGACAGCTGTGCTCCATGAGAAGTGGTGCAACGTCTgtaagaagaagaagtcatGTCGTTGTCACGCCAAGTTTGTACCAGCCATCCCACGGGTGTCGATTGACGGGAGCAAGGGCAGCGGGGTGCGTGTTATGGGAATGTTTAGAGCTAATGACATCATCGGCGAGATGCTGGGCGAGCTGGTGCCTCCCGGAGCGATCCCTAATCGGGAGTGGACGATGGAGTTTCGGCGTCCGGATCTTGACGATGTTGTCGTGGCTGAGCTCTACTCCAAGGAGCAGGGCAACTGGGCGCGGGTTGTGAGGCATTCCGCCCATCCTTCCTGCGAGATTTCCATCAGGAAGATGGAAGGCAAGTGGAGGATGCTGATTGTTGCCAGCAGGCAGCTGTTTGACGGTGAAGAGATAACTGTCAAGTACGGTCGTGGGTATCACAGGAACCAGGCCTATGGCATTGTTGAAGGGTTCTGA
- a CDS encoding hypothetical protein (EggNog:ENOG503PYPD): MAISSPPADPPPVWVRAGDPAGGPFYILVSNLPDQTDAREFRNFVFSILHKKSEVFVGIQGEQKNKGWVRIIGFSQFENCKRWLAITYYRGRPIKVDDPGYRTGGTGAVQIVKPFDRDRDLIVTHEDALALNKPPGVPAPARNYTLESAALGYQAAAVPRNAGAMMQPGPYGVASWMGQSQPQQHPQHQHLQAQLNPQQQPVTSMTATWGQQAQVALYQGQPQVAHAAQPQPAHSGYYSQQALQGHLQAWSHPQQQQQLQQQQQSPISLEAQAAFQLQQAAWSQPHLYAVPSIPQPYFQPVQPGMVAGMPYWGFPQMPAYYGPQAQQPASNEAAQAQAQAQAHAQWVYQQQQFQMAYAGMFQAAQQQQQVQHSQVGLLSPSHPPLLIL; encoded by the exons ATGGCaatctcttctcctccagctgaTCCCCCTCCGGTATGGGTTCGAGCCGGTGACCCAGCTGGTGGACCTTTCTACATTCTCGTTTCCAAT CTGCCTGACCAAACCGATGCTCGAGAATTTCGTAACTTTGTGTTTTCTATACTTCATAAGAAGTCAGAGGTCTTTGTTGGCATCCAGGGCGAACAGAAGAACAAGGGCTGGGTGCGGATTATCGGCTTTAGCCAGTTCGAGAATTGCAAGA GATGGCTGGCAATTACTTACTACAGGGGTCGTCCCATCAAGGTCGATGACCCTGGATACAGAACTGGTGGCACAGGAGCCGTGCAGATAGTCAAGCCGTTCGACCGTGATCGGGACTTGATCGTTACCCACGAAGATGCGCTGGCTCTCAATAAACCCCCTGGTGTGCCGGCCCCGGCACGTAACTACACGTTGGAGTCAGCAGCTTTGGGGTACCAAGCCGCAGCAGTTCCTCGCAATGCCGGGGCCATGATGCAGCCGGGGCCGTATGGGGTAGCCAGCTGGATGGGACAGTCACAACCGCagcaacacccccaacaccagcaccttCAGGCGCAACTgaacccccaacaacagccagtCACCTCGATGACAGCAACCTGGGGGCAGCAGGCTCAAGTTGCCCTGTATCAAGGGCAGCCTCAAGTAGCTCATGCggcacaacctcaaccagcCCACTCGGGGTATTATTCCCAACAAGCCCTTCAAGGTCATCTACAAGCCTGGTCAcacccgcagcagcagcaacaactacaacaacaacaacaaagccCTATCTCTCTAGAAGCCCAAGCAGCTTTTCAACTACAACAAGCAGCCTGGTCTCAACCGCATCTCTACGCCGTCCCATCCATTCCTCAGCCGTACTTCCAGCCCGTCCAACCAGGTATGGTAGCCGGTATGCCATACTGGGGATTCCCGCAGATGCCGGCCTACTATGGTCCTCAGGCACAACAACCGGCATCGAACGAAGCTGCCCAGGCTCAAGCCCAGGCACAGGCTCATGCGCAATGGGtataccagcagcagcaatttCAGATGGCTTATGCCGGGATGTTCCAGGctgctcaacagcagcagcaggttcaGCATTCTCAGGTAGGCTTACTTTCTCCATCACATCCACCTTTGCTTATCCTCTGA